Proteins co-encoded in one Pseudomonas beijingensis genomic window:
- a CDS encoding HvfX family Cu-binding RiPP maturation protein translates to MYSNVLKTLHIQLDNIGAWLAPLGLRLFLAWEFFESGLEKWNGENWFADIQSAFPFPFDHVPALWNWELAMWAELIGAIALLIGLGTRLSALVLIVVTVVATAAVHWPADWSSLSELAQGYAITNKGHGNFKLPLIYLVALLPLLLQGAGKLSVDALLKTGLHHQNKA, encoded by the coding sequence ATGTACTCAAATGTCTTGAAAACACTACATATCCAGCTCGATAACATCGGGGCATGGCTCGCGCCGCTTGGCCTGCGCCTGTTCCTGGCCTGGGAGTTTTTCGAATCCGGACTGGAGAAATGGAACGGCGAGAACTGGTTCGCCGATATCCAGTCCGCCTTCCCGTTCCCCTTCGACCATGTACCGGCCCTGTGGAATTGGGAACTGGCAATGTGGGCCGAGCTGATCGGCGCCATCGCCCTGCTGATCGGATTGGGTACGCGCTTGTCGGCGCTGGTGCTGATCGTCGTCACCGTGGTGGCGACCGCTGCCGTGCACTGGCCGGCGGACTGGTCGAGCCTGAGCGAACTGGCCCAGGGGTATGCGATTACCAACAAGGGACATGGCAACTTCAAGCTGCCATTGATCTACCTGGTGGCGTTGCTGCCGTTGCTGCTGCAGGGGGCTGGAAAATTGAGTGTGGATGCCCTGCTGAAGACCGGGCTGCATCACCAAAACAAGGCCTGA